The genomic interval GCCGACGTGCTCGCCGGGTCCGCGTTCGCCGACACGCGGGTCCGCGAGTACACGGTCGAACGGGAGTGGACCGTCGAGGAGGCGGCGGGGTACGTACAGTCGCTGTCGTACTGTGCGGGAATCGAGGACAGGGCGGCGTTCGAGGCGGCCGTGCGCGACCGCCTCGGCGAGGGACCGTACGCGGAGACGGCCGAGTACCGGGCGACGGTCGGCGTCAGGCGATGAGGCTCTCCTCGTCGGGGTCGAGCCAGTCCTCCGCCCACTCCTCGATGGCCTCGAAGACGGGGCCGAGCGACTCGCCCTTCGCGGTCAGGGAGTAGAAGGTGGCGACGGGCGCGTCCTCCTCCAGCCGCCGGTCGACGAACCCCATCTCGCCGAGGTCGTCGAGCACCCGCGAGAGGGTGCGCGACGAGGCGTCGGTCGACCGCTTCAGTTCGTTGAATCGCTTCTCGCCCTCCTGCAGGTCGTGCAGGACGATGAGCCGCCACTGCGACCCGATCTGCTCGAGCGAATCGATGACGACGCAGGCCTCCTCGCTGTATCGGTCCTCGGATGACATCGCTGTTACCTGCTTGCACGAATGTCCGCGAGCGTATAAGTAGTTTCCCCGCACTACCAAGTAACACCATGAAATCGCAGACGCGACGCGAGGTGCGCGACTGATGGTCCACGAGAACACGCCGGCCCGCGCGGGCGCCGACCCGAGCGAGGCGAACGCCGCGGTCGTGATGACGCACGGCCGCGGCGCGACCGCCCGGTCCATCCTCGCCATGCACCGTGAGTTCCCCCGCGACGACGTGGCCTACGCCGCGCCGCAGGCGACGAACAACACGTGGTACCCCCACTCGTTCCTCGAACCCGTGGAGAAGAACGAACCCGGACGCACCGGCGGCCTCGACGCCATCGACCGCATCGTCGAGGGCTTCGTCGACGACGGCATCGAGCGGGAGAACGTCCTGCTGATGGGCTTCTCGCAGGGCGCGTGCCTGACGAGCGAGTACGCCGCGACCCGGCCCGAGCGCTACGGCGGCGTCGCGGCGCTGTCGGGCGGCGTCATCGGTGACGAGGTCGGCGAGTACGAGGGCGACATGGCCGGCACCGAGGTGTTCCTCGGCTGTTCGGACGTGGACCCGCATATCCCCGTCGAGCGCGTCCACGACACCCGCGACGTGTTCGAGTCGCTGGGCGCAGACGTGGAGGAGCGAATCTACGAGGGGATGGGTCACGGCGTCAACGAGGACGAACTCGACTACCTGCGCGGCGTCGTCGCCGACCTGTAATCGGCCGCCGACGCGCGGTCAGTCGCCGAAGCCGGCCGCCTCGGGGTCGGTGTACTCCTCGTCGTCGCCCCCGAGTTTCTTCCTCGCCAGCAGGGCGATAGCCGCGAGGAACAGGAGGCCGACGAGCGCCGCGAGCCACGGCTTCCCCGTCGAGTCGGGGGCGTCGTCCGCAGTGTCGTCGGTCTCGACCTCGACGCCCGGGAGGCCGCTGCCCGGGGCGTTCGCCGTGAACTGTGCGCCGTCCAGATGCAGTTCGAGGAGGGTGAACTTCGCCATACCGTCCGTTCACCGTCCCCGGCCTTATCCGTTCGGGAGAACCGGGAGGTTTTCGGGCGAACGGGCCGGGCCGCGAGTATGGACGACGACCGCCGCGCGTTCCTCGACGACCTGCTCGCCACCGCGACCCCCAGCGGCTTCGAGACGGCCGGCCAGCGGGTGTTCCTCGACCGCGTCGAACCGCTCGCCGACGAGACACACACGGACGCGTACGGCAACGCCGTCGCCGTCCACGAGGGCGACCCGGACACGGACGTGTCGGTCGTGCTCGCCGGCCACGGCGACGAGATCGGGCTGATGGTGCGGGACGTAACCGACGACGGCTTCCTGAAGCTGACGCGCGTCGGCGGCGCGGACAAGACCGTCACGCGGGGCCAGTACGTCACGGTCCACGGGAGCGACGGCCCCGTCTCCGGCGTCGTCGGGCAGGTCGCCATCCACCTCCGCGACCGCGGCGACGAGGACACCAGCGAGATAAACGAGATGCACGTCGATATCGGCGCCGCGGACGGCGACGAGGCGCGAGAGCTGGTGGAGGTCGGCGACCCCATCACCTTCGAGACCGAGGTCCGCGACCTCGAAGGGTCGCTCGTCGCCGCCCGCGGGATGGACAACCGCACGGGCGTGTGGACCGCCGCCGAGGGGTTCCGGCGCGCGGTCGAGCGTGACGCCGACGCCACGGTGTACGCCGTCTCCACCGTGCAGGAGGAGATCGGTCGCAAGGGCGCGCGGATGGTCGGCTACGACCTCGACCCGGACGTGGTGGTCGCCGCGGACGTGACCCACGCGACCGACACGCCCGAGGCCCCCGGGACCAAGGGGTCGGGCATCGAACTCGGGGGCGGCCCCGCCGTCGGGCGCGGCTCGGGCAACCACCCGGTCGTCGTCGAGGCGATACGGGAGACCGCCGACGACGAGGACCTCGACCTCCAGCTGTCCGCGGCGGGCTCCGACACCGGCACCGACGTGGAGAGCTTCTACACCGCGCGCTCGGGCGTCGCCGCGGTGAACGTCTCCATCCCGAACCGCTACATGCACACTCCGGTCGAGGTCATCGACACCGGGGACCTCGCCGAAGTGGGCGACCTGATGGGCGCGTTCGCGGCCGCCGCGGAGCAGTACGCGCCGTTCGCGGTCGAGGTGTAGGCCGCGCCGCTTTTGACACGGAGGCCCGCAGTCGGCCCGTGCGCAGACTCGTCCGCTTCCTCGTCGGCGTCGCGCTCGGCGGGGGTGCGCTCGCCGCCTACGTCGTGTTCGTGGGCGTCGAGGACGTGCTCGCCCGGGCCGCGACGGTCACGGCCGGCGCGCTCGCCGCGGTGGTCCTCCTCGTCGTCGCCGAGTCGGTCGTCGACGGCGTCGGCGTCTGGGCCTCCGTCCGGCCGCTGAACGGCGGGCTCTCCCCGGCCCGGAGCGTCCAGTTCGCGCTCGCGGGCGACTTCTTCGACACGCTCTCGCCGGCCGGCCCGGTCACCTCCGAGCCGGTGATGGCGCGGTTCATCGGCGTCGCCACCGACACCGGCTACAGCGACGCGCTCGGCGTGCGCTCCGTCGCGAAGTACGTGAAGTCGGGCGCGCAACTGCTCCTCTCGGGCGTGCTCGCCGTCGCACTGCTCGCCGGCGGCTCGGCCCCGAGCGAGGTGCTCGCCCTGCTGGGGGCGGCCCTCGTCGGCCTCGCCGTGTTGGGTCTCGCGCTGGTGCGGGCCCGCGCCGTCGTCACGGCCGTCGTCGTGGCCGCCGTCTCGCCGGTCGTCCGGCGCGTCTCGGGGCTCTACCGCGACGACCCGCACGGGCGGGACTTCGTCGCCGCGGCCGCGGAACGGTTCTGGGCGCGGGCGCTCCGCTTCCGAGAGTCGCCGGGGCTGGTCGCGCTCATCGCGCTCGGCGGCCTGCTCGAACAGGTCCTGACCGCGGGGGCGCTGTGGGTCGCGCTCGCCGGGACGGGGACGATCGTCGCCCTCGTGCCGCTCGTCGCCGTCGTCCCCGTCCCGCAGGCCGCGAGCGTCGTGCCCGTGCCCGCGAGCCTCGGGGCCTACGACGTGCTGCTCGCCGGGGTGCTGGTCGCGATGACCGGCGCGCCCGGCGTCGCGGCGGCGACGGCGGTGCTCGTCGTGCGGGCCGTCGCGCTCCCGGTCGCCATCGGGGGTGGCGGCCTCGCGGTCGCGTTCCTTCGCGGGTGGACGCCGTAACCCCACTCCGCCATCCCGGTGTATTTAAGCCCGCCCGCCATTCGTTCGTGGTATGGCCGACCGACCGCTCGACGTGCTCGAAGCCACGCTCGACGAGGACGTGACGGTGACGCTGAAGGGCGGCGACACCGTCGAGGGCACCCTCACCGGATACGACCAGCACATGAACCTCGTGCTGGAGGGCGAGAACACAACGATTATCCGCGGCGACAACGTCGTTTCGATTCAACCATGACCGGCGCAGGTACGCCATCTCAGGGGAAGAAGAACAAGACGACGCACGTCAAGTGTCGACGCTGCGGCGAGAAGTCCTACCACAGTCGCAAGAAGGTCTGTGCCTCCTGCGGCTTCGGCAAGACCGCGAAACGGCGCGGCTACGAGTGGCAGGGCAAGACGGGCGACAACTGAACGGCTTTCTCTCTCGTCTCGCGAGCGTCCGAGCGGCAGCGCCGCCCGTCATCGGCGCGAGATAATCCACGAACGTGTATAGGCAGCCCCGTGCATCGGGTGACCTGCGCACAACCACGGTGTTTTTGGTTCGCCGGCGAACACCTCCGCGTACATGACGCGGGAGCTCTCCGGGCCGCGCGAGAAGTGCGGCGTCGTCGGCGTGTCGCTCGACGACCGGGCCGCGGCCCGCCCCCTCTACTACGCGCTGTACGCGCTCCAGCACCGCGGCCAGGAGTCGGCGGGCATCGTCACCCACGACGGCTTCCAGCAGCACGACCACGTCGAGATGGGACTGGTCGGCGACGCGTTCACGGAGGCGGACCTCGACGGCCTGGCCGGCGGCGTCGGCATCGGGCACGTCCGCTACCCGACCGCGGGGAGCGTCGATACCTCCTGTGCCCAGCCCTTCTCCGTCTCGTTCAAGTCCGGGTCGCTCGGGCTCTCGCACAACGGCAACCTCGTCAACGCCGGGGAGATACGCGACGAACTCGCCGGCCACGGCCACGCCTTCACCAGCGACGGCGACACCGAGGTCATCGCCCACGACCTCGCGCGCAATCTGCTGGAGGCCGACCTCGTGCGCGCGGTGAAGCGCACGATGGGGCGCATCCACGGCTCCTACTCGCTCACCATCATGCACGACGACACCGTCCTCGGCGTGCGCGACCCGGAGGGGAACCGCCCCCTCTGTATCGGGGAACTGGAGGACGGCTACATCCTCGCCTCGGAGTCGGCGGCCATCGACGTGCTCGACGGCGAACTCGTCCGCGACGTCCGTCCCGGCGAACTCGTCGTCCTCGACGACGACGGGCAGGGGTTCGAGTCGTACCAGCTGGTGGAGTCCGAACGCTCCGCGCACTGCTTCTTCGAGCACGTCTACTTCGCGCGGCCGGACTCGCGCATCGACGGCAACCTCGTCTACGACGTGCGCCGCGAGCTCGGCCGACAGCTGTGGGAGGAGTCGGGCGTCGACTCCGACGTGGTGATGCCCGTCCCCGACTCGGGGCGCGCGTTCGCCTCCGGCTACGCCGAGGCCGCACAGGACGAGGGCGCGAGCGTCGAGTTCGCGGAGGGGCTGATGAAGAACCGCTACGTCGGCCGCACGTTCATCATGCCGACGCAGGACGCCCGCGAGCGCGCCGTCCGCCTGAAGCTCAACCCCATCCGCGACGTGGTGGAGGGGAAGACCGTCACCGTCATCGACGACTCGATCGTCCGCGGGACGACCTCCCGCCAACTGGTGGAGCTACTGCGGGACGTGGGCGCCGAGGCGGTCCACTTCCGGGTCGGCGCGCCCGCCATCGTCGCGCCCTGCTACATGGGCATCGACATGGCGACCCGCGAGGAACTCATCGCCGCCGACGCGACGACCGAGGAGATACGCGCCGAGATAGGTGCCGACTCGCTGTCGTACCTCTCGGTCGGCGCGGTGGCGACGGCGCTGGAGGAGGCGGAGGCCGACCTCTGTCTCGGCTGTGTCACCGGGGAGTACCCCTACGACATCGACGGCGAGACGACCGACCGCGACGTCGAGCGACCCGTCGTGGGCGACGCCGCGCCGGCCGACGACTAGTACACCACGTACAACAGCAGATAGACGACGTTCCCCAGGACGAACGAGACGAGCCACAGCGACGCGGCCGCGCGACCCACGCGCTTGTGGCGCGTCCCGAACACCTCGGCGATGGGGCGGGTCGCGGCGAGCAGGAGGACGTAGTAGAGGAGCGGGATACAGACGATAGCGAGCAGGACGTGGACGGCGAGCAGCGGCAGGTAGAGGTACGTCTCCACGCCGGCCGGGCCGGGGAACGGCGCGGGCCCCTGTATCGTCACCTTGTAGAGGTACAACACGAGGAAGGCGACGAACAGCCCGAGCGAGGCCACCATCGCGGCGCGGTGGCGCTCGTACTCGCCGCGGCGCGCGAACCGGACGCCCGCGAGGATGGTC from Halosegnis marinus carries:
- a CDS encoding winged helix-turn-helix transcriptional regulator, translated to MSSEDRYSEEACVVIDSLEQIGSQWRLIVLHDLQEGEKRFNELKRSTDASSRTLSRVLDDLGEMGFVDRRLEEDAPVATFYSLTAKGESLGPVFEAIEEWAEDWLDPDEESLIA
- a CDS encoding lysylphosphatidylglycerol synthase domain-containing protein, with translation MRRLVRFLVGVALGGGALAAYVVFVGVEDVLARAATVTAGALAAVVLLVVAESVVDGVGVWASVRPLNGGLSPARSVQFALAGDFFDTLSPAGPVTSEPVMARFIGVATDTGYSDALGVRSVAKYVKSGAQLLLSGVLAVALLAGGSAPSEVLALLGAALVGLAVLGLALVRARAVVTAVVVAAVSPVVRRVSGLYRDDPHGRDFVAAAAERFWARALRFRESPGLVALIALGGLLEQVLTAGALWVALAGTGTIVALVPLVAVVPVPQAASVVPVPASLGAYDVLLAGVLVAMTGAPGVAAATAVLVVRAVALPVAIGGGGLAVAFLRGWTP
- the purF gene encoding amidophosphoribosyltransferase yields the protein MTRELSGPREKCGVVGVSLDDRAAARPLYYALYALQHRGQESAGIVTHDGFQQHDHVEMGLVGDAFTEADLDGLAGGVGIGHVRYPTAGSVDTSCAQPFSVSFKSGSLGLSHNGNLVNAGEIRDELAGHGHAFTSDGDTEVIAHDLARNLLEADLVRAVKRTMGRIHGSYSLTIMHDDTVLGVRDPEGNRPLCIGELEDGYILASESAAIDVLDGELVRDVRPGELVVLDDDGQGFESYQLVESERSAHCFFEHVYFARPDSRIDGNLVYDVRRELGRQLWEESGVDSDVVMPVPDSGRAFASGYAEAAQDEGASVEFAEGLMKNRYVGRTFIMPTQDARERAVRLKLNPIRDVVEGKTVTVIDDSIVRGTTSRQLVELLRDVGAEAVHFRVGAPAIVAPCYMGIDMATREELIAADATTEEIRAEIGADSLSYLSVGAVATALEEAEADLCLGCVTGEYPYDIDGETTDRDVERPVVGDAAPADD
- a CDS encoding 50S ribosomal protein L37e codes for the protein MTGAGTPSQGKKNKTTHVKCRRCGEKSYHSRKKVCASCGFGKTAKRRGYEWQGKTGDN
- a CDS encoding DUF420 domain-containing protein translates to MQQAVRRRIPELTAVLSVVSLALVFGAALRVIPESLLPVASDAVFDAIPHVNAAVSAVAVVTILAGVRFARRGEYERHRAAMVASLGLFVAFLVLYLYKVTIQGPAPFPGPAGVETYLYLPLLAVHVLLAIVCIPLLYYVLLLAATRPIAEVFGTRHKRVGRAAASLWLVSFVLGNVVYLLLYVVY
- a CDS encoding M42 family peptidase; this encodes MDDDRRAFLDDLLATATPSGFETAGQRVFLDRVEPLADETHTDAYGNAVAVHEGDPDTDVSVVLAGHGDEIGLMVRDVTDDGFLKLTRVGGADKTVTRGQYVTVHGSDGPVSGVVGQVAIHLRDRGDEDTSEINEMHVDIGAADGDEARELVEVGDPITFETEVRDLEGSLVAARGMDNRTGVWTAAEGFRRAVERDADATVYAVSTVQEEIGRKGARMVGYDLDPDVVVAADVTHATDTPEAPGTKGSGIELGGGPAVGRGSGNHPVVVEAIRETADDEDLDLQLSAAGSDTGTDVESFYTARSGVAAVNVSIPNRYMHTPVEVIDTGDLAEVGDLMGAFAAAAEQYAPFAVEV
- a CDS encoding LSM domain-containing protein, with the translated sequence MADRPLDVLEATLDEDVTVTLKGGDTVEGTLTGYDQHMNLVLEGENTTIIRGDNVVSIQP
- a CDS encoding alpha/beta hydrolase — its product is MVHENTPARAGADPSEANAAVVMTHGRGATARSILAMHREFPRDDVAYAAPQATNNTWYPHSFLEPVEKNEPGRTGGLDAIDRIVEGFVDDGIERENVLLMGFSQGACLTSEYAATRPERYGGVAALSGGVIGDEVGEYEGDMAGTEVFLGCSDVDPHIPVERVHDTRDVFESLGADVEERIYEGMGHGVNEDELDYLRGVVADL